Proteins from one Gossypium raimondii isolate GPD5lz chromosome 8, ASM2569854v1, whole genome shotgun sequence genomic window:
- the LOC105791865 gene encoding bifunctional pinoresinol-lariciresinol reductase 2, translating into MAMKSKVLIVGGTGYLGKRLVKASLAQGHETYVLHREEIGVDIEKVQMLLSFKQQGAHLVIGSFNDHQSLVKVVKLVDVVICAISGVHIRSHQILLQLKLVDAIKEAGNVKRFLPSEFGTDPARMENAMEPGRVTFDDKMVVRRAIEEAGIPFTYISANCFAGYFLGGLCQPGFILPSREQVRLLGDGNQKAIYVDEDDIATYSIKTIDDPRTLNKTVYIRPPQNILSQREVVQIWEKLIGKELLKSSISEQEFLAIMKEQDYAEQVGLTHYYHVCYEGCLANFEIGDGAEEASKLYPEVKYTTVEEYMTRYL; encoded by the exons ATGGCAATGAAAAGCAAAGTGCTTATCGTTGGGGGAACCGGTTACTTGGGGAAGAGGCTAGTTAAGGCAAGTTTAGCACAAGGCCATGAAACTTACGTGCTGCACAGGGAGGAGATAGGTGTGGATATTGAGAAGGTGCAAATGTTGCTATCGTTTAAGCAGCAAGGGGCTCATCTTGTGATTGGTTCGTTTAACGACCACCAAAGCCTCGTGAAAGTGGTGAAATTAGTAGACGTGGTTATTTGTGCAATATCCGGTGTTCATATCCGTAGCCACCAAATACTGCTTCAACTCAAGCTTGTTGATGCCATCAAGGAGGCTGGGAATGTTAAG AGATTCCTGCCTTCGGAATTTGGAACTGATCCTGCAAGGATGGAGAATGCAATGGAACCTGGAAGGGTTACATTTGACGACAAAATGGTGGTGAGAAGAGCAATTGAAGAAGCCGGAATTCCTTTCACATATATCTCTGCAAATTGCTTCGCTGGTTACTTCCTTGGTGGGCTGTGCCAACCAGGTTTTATCCTTCCTTCAAGGGAACAAGTTCGTTTGCTTGGAGATGGCAATCAAAAGG CAATTTATGTTGATGAAGATGATATAGCAACGTATAGCATCAAAACAATAGACGACCCTCGAACCCTAAACAAAACAGTGTATATAAGGCCACCCCAAAACATACTATCTCAAAGGGAAGTGGTCCAAATATGGGAGAAACTCATCGGGAAAGAGCTGCTTAAGTCTTCCATTTCAGAACAAGAGTTTCTAGCAATTATGAAAG AACAAGATTATGCAGAGCAAGTTGGATTAACACATTACTATCACGTGTGTTACGAGGGATGCCTTGCCAATTTTGAAATAGGTGATGGAGCCGAAGAAGCCTCCAAGCTTTACCCTGAAGTCAAGTACACAACGGTTGAGGAGTATATGACCCGTTATTTATAA
- the LOC105793379 gene encoding uncharacterized protein LOC105793379, giving the protein MLDFWVKFKEIELYVEHEVDNPIIVDENFMLTTEEGDVKGVEVDGEGDDEGVEFEGEGDLEKVESGEEDEDIGMESGGHISLGSTVGEDNDSEVDADEYAGDFVTSDGVDNVADEYIDDLQHQMD; this is encoded by the exons ATGTTagacttttgggtcaagtttaAGGAGATTGAGTTATATGTTGAACATGAGGTTGATAACCCTATAATtgtagatgaaaattttatgttgactACTGAGGAGGGTGATGTTAAAGGGGTGGAAGTTGATGGGGAGGGTGATGATGAAGGGGTAGAATTTGAGGGTGAAGGTGATCTGGAAAAGGTAGAATCTGGTGAGGAGG ATGAGGATATTGGTATGGAAAGTGGTGGACATATTAGTTTAGGGTCTACTGTTGGAGAGGATAATGATAGTGAAGTTGATGCTGATGAATATGCTGGTGATTTTGTAACATCAGATGGAGTGGATAATGTTGCTGATGAATATATTGATGATTTGCAACATCAGATGGACTAG